A portion of the Ferrimonas lipolytica genome contains these proteins:
- a CDS encoding YgjP-like metallopeptidase domain-containing protein, whose product MLLVHELVHQQERQHNARFKDLMDKFLPNLARTPRPA is encoded by the coding sequence ATCCTTCTAGTACATGAGCTAGTTCACCAGCAAGAACGCCAACACAATGCCCGTTTTAAGGATCTGATGGATAAGTTCCTTCCCAACTTGGCGCGAACGCCGCGACCTGCTTAA
- a CDS encoding MbcA/ParS/Xre antitoxin family protein has protein sequence MDPTYYRSTNDWSNQINSLVPDFDLSTIQGRWLAVMPGLKRSEVQDVVGFLGSESIFMSVLGEDYLLDAESNRDARLSSAESDQVVAILFLIMQTADVFGDKERTIRWLSSSIPLLEGKTPTELIGLDVGRSLITQVLKKMHFGDFS, from the coding sequence ATGGATCCAACTTACTACCGCTCAACTAACGACTGGTCTAATCAGATTAACAGTCTAGTGCCTGATTTTGATTTGAGTACAATCCAAGGGAGATGGCTAGCTGTAATGCCGGGCCTAAAACGTTCAGAGGTTCAAGACGTTGTTGGTTTTTTAGGAAGCGAATCGATTTTCATGTCAGTTCTTGGCGAAGACTATCTGCTTGACGCTGAATCAAATCGGGATGCACGACTCAGTAGTGCAGAGTCAGATCAAGTGGTCGCGATACTCTTTCTTATAATGCAAACTGCGGACGTATTTGGTGATAAAGAACGAACAATTCGCTGGTTGAGTTCGTCGATTCCACTACTCGAAGGAAAAACTCCGACGGAACTAATAGGGCTCGATGTAGGTAGGAGTTTAATTACCCAAGTACTGAAAAAGATGCATTTCGGTGACTTTAGCTAG
- a CDS encoding DUF1778 domain-containing protein codes for MKPESNLTLHLKLSSTDQKLLSVASCLAGCESVSEFVIQSALNQANEICKNRSTFRLSHDDAAVFSYVLDEPHKPNKRFQMAVSEHNKVLGKG; via the coding sequence ATGAAACCAGAATCAAATTTAACACTGCATCTCAAGTTATCGAGTACGGACCAAAAACTACTTAGCGTCGCTAGCTGCCTTGCTGGCTGCGAATCAGTAAGTGAATTTGTCATCCAGTCTGCACTCAATCAAGCGAATGAGATCTGTAAAAATCGCAGCACTTTTCGGCTGAGTCATGATGATGCAGCTGTTTTTTCATATGTATTAGATGAACCGCATAAACCTAACAAAAGGTTTCAAATGGCTGTTTCCGAGCACAACAAAGTACTTGGTAAAGGGTAG
- a CDS encoding TIGR03503 family protein, which produces MLFGSVKSVLLGLLLWCVVGPAYAAVVQNIPLLDNRFRIDHQVESITLLIQRENRVKPVVVVQPDGSKWYSDRHPDNVRWSQTDSSDMIRIVGPTPGPWQLVGAIESGSQVRVLSGIELKHQPFPKDVYRGQRLKISAEIVGDGDRIVMRDFYQQLNWVVRLASENRTGDENFGSGPFDIGSYQDSGKGLDERPNDGVFAANLNFNYPAGLYNIAVKVHNDVFSRQSEQKIEILPQPVRLAVTTAEEEVPQLAITTNTDIVPSKLHLNLRLLTPEQTTIALNVTPDGFDYQLPLEMVEGYGSFYLDGEAIGTTVAGRDFYVVLPKLNFYITPPPPPPPSAEVIRARELADALAREQQAKSDVIFTVLAATGLMLLLCGLAFGGWVWRNNQLKQKVQQQMSEQDNVELTPDGVDLSMFAPKKTE; this is translated from the coding sequence ATGCTATTTGGTTCCGTTAAATCGGTTCTACTTGGATTATTGCTATGGTGTGTTGTCGGGCCAGCTTACGCTGCGGTGGTACAAAATATCCCACTGCTGGACAACCGCTTTCGAATTGATCACCAAGTTGAGTCAATCACCCTACTGATTCAAAGAGAGAATAGGGTAAAGCCGGTGGTGGTGGTTCAGCCTGACGGCAGCAAATGGTACAGCGATCGTCATCCTGATAATGTTCGTTGGAGTCAAACCGATTCCTCCGACATGATCCGCATTGTTGGGCCAACTCCTGGCCCGTGGCAGCTTGTTGGAGCAATCGAATCCGGCTCTCAAGTACGGGTGCTCAGTGGTATTGAGTTAAAGCATCAACCTTTCCCAAAAGATGTCTACCGTGGTCAACGACTGAAAATAAGTGCGGAAATTGTCGGTGATGGTGATCGCATAGTTATGCGAGACTTCTATCAACAGTTAAACTGGGTGGTTCGTTTGGCCAGTGAAAACCGCACTGGCGATGAGAACTTTGGCTCAGGCCCGTTTGATATTGGGTCCTATCAAGATAGCGGTAAAGGCTTAGATGAACGACCAAACGATGGCGTCTTTGCAGCCAACTTGAACTTCAATTATCCCGCTGGGCTTTATAACATTGCGGTTAAGGTGCACAACGATGTGTTTAGCCGTCAGTCGGAACAGAAGATCGAGATCCTGCCGCAACCGGTGCGGTTGGCGGTAACGACAGCTGAAGAGGAGGTGCCACAACTCGCTATAACCACCAATACCGACATTGTGCCGAGTAAATTACATCTGAATTTGCGGTTATTAACGCCAGAGCAAACTACGATTGCACTTAATGTCACCCCAGATGGGTTTGACTATCAGTTGCCGCTGGAGATGGTTGAAGGTTACGGCAGTTTCTACCTCGATGGCGAGGCCATTGGTACCACAGTTGCTGGGCGAGACTTCTACGTTGTGCTGCCTAAGCTCAATTTCTACATTACCCCTCCGCCGCCGCCACCACCAAGTGCAGAGGTGATTCGTGCACGTGAACTCGCCGATGCTCTGGCTCGAGAACAACAAGCGAAAAGTGATGTTATCTTCACGGTTTTGGCCGCAACCGGTTTGATGTTATTACTATGTGGGTTGGCCTTTGGCGGTTGGGTGTGGCGTAACAACCAGCTTAAGCAAAAGGTGCAACAACAGATGAGCGAACAGGACAATGTCGAACTGACACCAGATGGTGTCGATCTGAGTATGTTTGCACCGAAAAAAACGGAATAA
- the dnaQ gene encoding DNA polymerase III subunit epsilon: MTEVTPHKRQIVFDTETTGMNQDAGPHYLGHRLIEIGCVELVNRKLTGRTYHVYIKPDRIVDEEAIGVHGITDQFLADKPTFDQVVGDFFEFVKGAELIAHNANFDTGFINYEFEKLGRTDRIEDHCTIVDTLQLARAKKNRGEIQGNLNLDALCRFYGIDNSHRTLHGALLDSEILADVYLYLTGGQHKLEFSVEGAATDGSFKPAAENRRKTKVIKASAEELENHKNRMELVSDAIWFR; encoded by the coding sequence ATGACCGAAGTAACGCCACACAAACGCCAGATCGTATTTGATACTGAAACCACCGGTATGAACCAAGATGCGGGCCCGCACTACTTGGGACACCGGTTGATTGAGATCGGCTGTGTTGAGTTGGTAAACCGAAAACTGACCGGGCGCACCTACCACGTTTATATCAAACCCGACCGAATTGTTGATGAAGAGGCGATCGGGGTACACGGCATCACCGATCAGTTTTTGGCGGATAAGCCCACCTTTGACCAAGTGGTCGGCGACTTTTTCGAGTTCGTAAAGGGTGCAGAGCTAATCGCGCACAACGCCAACTTCGATACCGGCTTTATTAACTATGAGTTTGAAAAGCTCGGTCGTACAGATCGCATTGAAGATCACTGCACCATCGTTGATACCTTGCAGTTGGCACGGGCGAAAAAGAACCGTGGCGAAATTCAAGGAAACCTAAACCTTGATGCCTTGTGTCGTTTCTACGGTATCGACAACAGCCACCGCACCTTGCACGGCGCGTTGCTCGATTCCGAGATTTTAGCGGACGTATACCTTTACCTGACCGGTGGCCAACATAAGCTGGAGTTCTCGGTAGAGGGCGCCGCCACCGATGGTAGCTTTAAGCCCGCCGCTGAAAATCGTCGAAAAACTAAAGTGATCAAGGCATCGGCCGAAGAATTAGAAAACCACAAAAATCGGATGGAGTTGGTTTCTGATGCTATTTGGTTCCGTTAA